Within Primulina tabacum isolate GXHZ01 chromosome 5, ASM2559414v2, whole genome shotgun sequence, the genomic segment ACCATATACGTGCACTTGATGAGATCTCATGTTATGCATGCATTCTTTCACCTAAAAAATAAAGTTCTATAAAACATTACCAAGAAAAAGTGAAGGTCAAACTAGCATCCTCGTTTCCATATTCtaattgaattttctttccaGTTATAAATATTACTTATACCAGTGTTTGTCGGTTCTAGTTATTATATGTTGCAAAAGCACAcatcattttttttcaaatcatccATCTGCAACATCGACAGCGTATTGCATATTTGTAGCTACACTGAACTGCTATACAgaagaaaaacaaataaatttatcCCCACCGATGTCAACACATTAGAATCTTGGTAATGATAAATTTCAGATttacaaattttataaataccAATGTCCGAGCAAATCATACCCAGGGGCCAGGATTAACAGATAGATTGAGGGCAACAAATGTTAACGCTCACCACGACCAGGCAACAGACGCATAATTGCTTCCAAGGAACTCCCCATACATAATGTTGTGGGAAATGTTCTCTTACAATCCTACATAACAGAATTACGTCATATTCAACAAAAAGAGGCGAAACACATTTATTATAATTTCAGAAAACCATTGAAGGCAAGCAGAAATGACATCCAGGAACCATTTGCCTCTCAAAAAAGAAAATCGTTCACAGCAAAACTTCAAAACTTACACATGTTCTACAACCCATGGGCTAAAGTCCAAAGTACTGGGAGGAGAATTAGTTGTTTGCTTTTATAGAGATAAGCAATGACAACTAAATCAACTGCTTTCTTAGATGCTAAAACCAAAAGCCAAAGGAGGTTAAACTAGTCTTTTCTCGCCACGATAGGACTAGCAATCAGGCATTCTTTATGGGGTAATAATGATGATCGGAGCTCCAAAATTAACACAAACAAAATATATGTAAAATGCAATCACGAACAAatatcaaaagaaaaaaaatctacATCCAAACGATCCAGCAGATTTTCGGCTACGACATCCAGTAAAGAATCGTTCGGACTCATCAACCACGCAGCCCTATCCCTCTGTAAACGACAATCATTAATCTCAATAAATAAAATCCACAAAAAAActggaaaaatagaaaaacaaaatGCATCAACTCCACGTTAACGTGGATGAATTAACTTGTTTGCGCTTGAGATTACGGTCAAAAATTTTGACTCTGGAAACTTGTTCCGTGCAGTAGAATCTACAGCTTCGCCTCAGAAACCTGCACGGGATTCTCCGGCAAAGCTCGCCGACAACTCTCATTTTCCGACCAAATTCTAAAACAATGTTCGAAGCTTAAAATCAGGATACAGTCCGGAAGTGTGCTCGTACAACTAGATTATTGGGCTCGTTGAAGTTTAAAGTGGCCCATTATAAAAGCCCATATGATATGTTGGTTAGCAGCCTAATCTGGTGAGACTTTTTCTTTATAGGAGAGCCGTACATTCTACTTTGTTTCACATAGTTCAAAAATTAACATTTGTAcgaattttacaatttttaacCTTTATTTGACATTTTTTCCTAAATGTGGAGAtgtcattaaaaaatttaagaatAACATCAGTAaccttatatttaaaaaaaattccaatatcttattatatttttgaaaaaatttaacAGCTTATTTTTGCCACAGCAACTTACATGTGAGGAACAAAATCTAATTATTTCAATCTAATAACATTGAGCATACTGGGTGAATTTTACAAGGCGTCGATAGTCGAACAAGGTATTTAGCTAATGTTCAGAGTCGCCAGAAAGTAGAAGCGAGAGGAAATCAGCCCTCGTTCAAAGTAAACCCTTTTCCACGTCAGTGTCTCGATAATTGAGTACTTTCTTTTTCTTCCACCTCTTGGTTTTGAACGAAATTGCTAATCCGACTCTTCAAATTTTCCCTGAAAACAGATGCAAAAGATTTGTGCAAGTAACCATTAGAAGTAAAATGAGCCGCTTCTGGTCAAAAGTgttgggacccggacgctaattcattccttaatcgtctttaggaataattcaaacacccTCTTGAAGCTTTTCTCCGTTCATTTCTCTATCATATGAAGAAATGAATTGtctaaatgtatatatatatctcgtgcatgcCCAAGCCAAGTGGCTTATTTTTCCAattgcacgtctcgcgctcgggcggacataaagttccgcccgggcgcgaaacTCTCGGCCCACGCCCATTAAAcaatcgcgctcgggcggacataaagttccgcccgggcgcgataTGTTCAGCTTCCTTCCCTTAAACatgggcgctcgggcggacaaacACTTCCGCCCGGGCGTTACACCTTCGGCCCAATTTTTATGCTTTCATGTACTTAGTCCAAATCTtatctcggaatggcccggctataatcacatcaattcataatcaataaatcatctcagattacaaTAGTCAAATTCTTGGGCATTACAAAAAGGGACGCCAAGTTGAAATCATTGTTAAGCAACCGAAACTTACAGGCATATAGATATGGCAACCAGATTTTTCATGGTTATCCCACACGTGTTTGCAAGTAAATTTCTTGCAACAAGCAAGAATGCTGCAGGTATGTGGTTTAAGTTCCAAGTGAACAGCTTTGATGTGCTGATTCCGATTTGATGGCTGTACATGAGAAGACACCACGACAGAATATCCAACAATTAGGCAAGTGAAAAATAGCAAGTTCTACAAGGGCAATCAACTAACTGTTCCTGTAAATGAGAAGCCAGTCTACGGAGCTTATATTCAAAAATGGTTTTTTGATGGGAGGGAGCTTACATTTGAAAATATAACCCGACATCTCTTGAGACCACGCTTGAACGTATATGAGGAAACCCCGGTTCTATGCATCTGGATATGATGCTTAATGTTTTTCTTCAGTTGTTTGATCCCACATTCACCACAAACAACATACTGACGACAAGATCTAACATGCTCTTTGAGGCACTGCTTGTTAGTGAAATATTTCATGCAGCCTGGTTCTGAACATAATGCTTCCACCGAATCCAACTTTACTACATCATCAGCCAAGAATTTCACAAGGGAACAATCAGTGAATACctcaaaaaaaacaaaaaaatttccagGGTGTCACTAAAATATAACTTATGGAGGATTtcgcagaaaaaaaaaaactcaccaTGTGAGTCCTCCTGTTTCAGCAATTTAGATGGATATTTAAACACTTTTCCACACCCAGGTTCTGCACAGACATATTCCTTAGGCTTCTCGTAGGCATGTTTGCTGTGAAACTCTTTGATGTGCCGATTCATATCATCCTGAAACGTTAACTTCTGGTCACAGTCCTCAACTGGGTATTCAAGTAACGTCCCTTGATGCTGTAACATATGTCTGTTCAAGTGGTCTTTCCTTCTGCAGGTGGACTGGAAATCTTTAAGTGCCCATTTAAGGCCTCTGTAACATAACGTACAATATGCTACGagagaaaaagggaaaaaatgTTTTCACATGGATTCCATATCTAAAGAAACCAAATATCAATTCCAGAAGTTAAAATAAAATCCCCAAACCTTGCCGTCACTGAGGCTCACTTGATGGAGCTTCTCAGGTGGTCCCCACCTGGTACTGATCCATTCAAGGTAATGTTGCTGCCTCGTGCATTTTGGAATTCTCAGTGTGGGATCCAATGCACACGTACAACCAAAAACCAACACGCTTTATTATCATTCTTCAATCTGCAATGTTTCATAATCACAATAGGcttagttaaaaaaaattagtaaaaaaaGGCAAAAATGAGGAAACCGACCTTGTTCATATGATCAGAAAAAACTGTATTCAACTAGAGGCTGATAAGTCACTCTTTTTCTACAATCACTAGCGTaacatattaattttaaatcaaactaatatataaTTGTCATAATCCAATTCTAAAATGTTCACCGGTAATTGTTGTTCTAGCTCCAAGACAAGCATTACACCTTGCAAACAATACCATAATTCTCCATCTcttcaaatttataattttcggTTCTAAGGCACCAAAATCTGATCATAGCCATCTTCGAAACAAATAAGACACTTTCGAAACAATACATCAAACAGCGAGAAATGGTTAAAAACCAGTAGcgaaagaaataaataaacaaaaaaattgaaacaGATAACAACCTCGAGAGAATGGCTTTGCATAAGTTGTTTCAGATGAGCAGGCTTCCCGAAACTAGCCCCGCGTATTCGCAAGTATTCTGTTTCTCCTTATTCGCTTTTTCTTTGTTTCTTCAGTTTCCTTAATATCCTCCTGCAATCACCAATTCTTCTTCACACAAAAACCCACTCTCAAAAAAACATGTACATAACAATTCCGACATATAACCAAAACCGTGAAAACGGTCTTGCGATCATCGCAGCACACCGAAAATCATCCAAGCACAACGATTACAGGATTTTATAATCGAAATTCGAAATAAAATTCAATCGCACCTTGTGATGAGCGAGAATATGTGATGAAATCAATGATTTCTTGGATCGGCAAAGCCCAAAAAAGTCGCAATAATAATACCTAATATCCCTCAAAATCGGCCCTCGGGCTTCCTCTCCGTCTTTCTCCATTCTCTTAAATTAAAACTGAACAATCTTATACGATACATTCGCATCAATACAGGCACGACGTTGAATAAGTGAAAACCCTAGATATTTTGCGCGGCACTAAGCCTCTGAAACGTCGTTGGGTTTATATAGGCAAATTTCAAGGGTTTTTATGTCATTGCGTAGCAGAAACTTCTTTTTCGGTGGTATTTATGTCATTTCATAATCATCTTACTTATAAAACTAAAAGTTGATATATTAAAATCTTGTATATCAAATTAtactttaaaataataaaaactccTGTAAAACAGTTTTATATATCAgttttatcaaaaaaaaaatattttatttagaaaactcgtgaaaaatattactttaacTATGAACATTGTTGatcgtctcacggataaaaaCATGTGAGACTCATATCACAAAAGATCTACCCTTAAAATAAAACCTAATTTCCAGTAAGCTATTTATGTATATTatattcattaattttattaaaacaaCCAATAGCTAGAgcgaaacttaaatttttttttatgttagatAATGCTTTTCGACATgcatatatctaaaaaattatatgaaaaCTAATGGTGTGTTTGGTTGAGTGGATTAAATAAGGATAGATTAATAGTCAAATATTTATCGttaaaattttaagttgttttaataatcattttgaccCGATTTAAGATCCAATTTTATGGATAACTATTTGATTAATAAAATTGGATCTTAAACCGggtcaaaataattattaaaacatcttaaaattttaacgaTAAATATTTGACCATTAATCTATGCTTATTTAATCCACTCAACCAAACACACGCGTAAATGTTTTATTTGTAACGCCTATTTATCATCATAGTTATTGGTTATTATAATATTTGTTTCACTACTTGACAAGTGGCAAGAAGTTGGATTATTTTATCTTACGTTTATAatgtaataaaattttaattattggaTTGTCAGtcaacatattatttatgatgtgATAAAACTTTAATCATTATatcattaataaataatataaatttcatcAAGATAAGATTAGCGACCATTTGCATATTGCGCGCGTAtggatatttttttgttattatttaaatttaatgatttctctaataaatttttataataagaATGACATAATAATGTAAAAATTCAAAAGTTTggataaaaaacaaaaattaatagttttaaaaattttgggaaatgagtattttttaattttaaaataatactattggtatttaaaaattttattatgatgTCAAAATTAGTCATTTTAATGTctcaaatataataataataatataaataatatagatGTGATAGCTCGTAAAGATAAAATATGAAAGAATTACTTTAGCGGAGAAGATACAGGATATCActaaatttaatgataaaagaTATATCGTATCATTATATTTAATGATAAATTTATGGTGTTACTTTTTcggctaattttttttaagaaataagTGAAAAAATTGATAATAATGCAtgattttacattaaattttcgTGTTAGATCCTAATATTTtagatttaaatattttgccCGTTACAATCCATATTGGCCAATGATGATATTATTTGTTCCTACTGAGATTAGAATTAGATAaccatttcattttattttgtaaatactattatttatttatttatacaataaataaatatcgtgctatataaaaaattatatatcataaatTGACAAATTGGGATATTTCGAGGGGTCAAAATAGAATTAACCTTATTAAACGAATATACATATGTTGCACATCGAATGCCGTGAGCACGCACGAAGCATCTGTTCCGGCTTAGAAAGCTCACTATCCCGAACCCACATGTTCTGTGTCTGAAACTCAGGCTCCGAGAGGTATCTTCCCTGTTTCCAGATCTCTGTCTCCTACTTTATCACTTCGAGgtctttgattttttttcatgggtgaaattgattttttttccttGTTTAATGCTGCAATCTGaaagttttttattttacataattttaaaaacagtAGCTTCTTAAGGTATTTTGTAGTATGAAAGAATTTAAAGCAAACGGAAAGATCAGTCCATGTTCAGTTTCGCGTGTTGGTTCTTACACCTCGTGGCTTTGCATGTATCTTTGTGCGTTTGAACTTCCGTTACTTCTGAATTTGTTCACGGGTCTTTTAGTGGTTAACTGTTATTGGGGTCTTAGAGATTCATTTCCGGAAATATTTTCCTTGATTGACTTTTGAGTCTTTTttgaagatttatttttttagggCTCCACTGAAATTAGGCTTAGattatcttcttctttttttttcggTGGAAATGTTGAGTCCGTGGATGATTTCTTTTTGTATGTTGCAGGAAGCAGGTTCTTGCTGTGAACCAACCGTTCAAACTAGGATCAGTTACTGTGATTGATTTGTTGGAAAAAATTGTTTGTGTTTTTACTTCATGCAGGCGGAACTAATTTTTGCAATTGTACTTGTAAAAGACCAATACTTTTAGGTAGTTTCAGGTTACTTTTGTTCGTCATATAATTGTAATATTTGTGTTGATTAAAATTCGTCATAAGAGTTTCCTGTTGGTGGTTAAATGGATCAAGATTTGGGATCCGAGTCGAATCCTCACTCTGGTTCAGCTGACAAGTCTAAAATCTTGCGGGTAAAGCCCTTAAGATGTCTTGTCCCAGTTTTCCCAAATCCACCAGGCATGTCTTCAGTTACTACTCCCCAACCTTCGCCATTTGTGTGTGTTCCACCCTCGGGTCCTTTCCCTCCCGGAGTTCAACCATTTTACCCTTTTCTAGCTTCAAATAATTCTCAGCAGGCAACATTTGGAGCCTCGAGCCAACCGGGTAATTTGGGGTTTGGTAGCAACGTACAGGCTCCCATACCACTTAATTCATTTAGAACCCCAACACCACAAGCAAATGGGGATGCAGCTCCAGGTAAGAGGGGCTTTAGTGGGTTTCCTAAGGCAGAAGATGTTAATTCTGGTAAAGGAAAGAGTCATTCGAGGAAGAGAAGAGCAGGGAAGGGTGATGATTTTGGTGTTGGCTCTCTAGTTGATAGCCTTTTGACTTCATTTAAGCTTAAGAAATTTGATGAATTTAGAAGATCTAACGGGGACAGGGATACCGTTGAAACCATACTattggtatttgatttgctgcGAAGAAAGCTTACACAACTTGAAGAATCGAAAGATTTGGTTGTAGGAGTTACTAAACGATCGGACCTGAAAGCTTCAAACCTTCTGATGAGTAATGGGGTTCGCACGAACAATACTAAGAGGATTGGGCATGTGCCTGGTGTTGAAGTTGGTGATATCTTTTTATTTAGAATGGAGCTGTGTATTGTAGGGTTACATGCTCCTAGTATGGCTGGAATTGATTACATGGGCGTCAAAGTTACAGTTGACGAGGAACCCGTGGCTGTAAGCATTGTTTCATCTGGAGGATATGATGATCAAGGTGATGATCCCGACGTGCTAATTTATAGTGGTCATGGGGGAGTGCAGAGGAGAGATGGGCAGATGTTTGATCAGAAACTTGAAAAAGGGAATCTTGCTCTAGAAAAGAGTCTGCATCGTGCTAATGATGTGAGAGTCTTAAGGGG encodes:
- the LOC142545536 gene encoding histone-lysine N-methyltransferase, H3 lysine-9 specific SUVH1-like; its protein translation is MDQDLGSESNPHSGSADKSKILRVKPLRCLVPVFPNPPGMSSVTTPQPSPFVCVPPSGPFPPGVQPFYPFLASNNSQQATFGASSQPGNLGFGSNVQAPIPLNSFRTPTPQANGDAAPGKRGFSGFPKAEDVNSGKGKSHSRKRRAGKGDDFGVGSLVDSLLTSFKLKKFDEFRRSNGDRDTVETILLVFDLLRRKLTQLEESKDLVVGVTKRSDLKASNLLMSNGVRTNNTKRIGHVPGVEVGDIFLFRMELCIVGLHAPSMAGIDYMGVKVTVDEEPVAVSIVSSGGYDDQGDDPDVLIYSGHGGVQRRDGQMFDQKLEKGNLALEKSLHRANDVRVLRGVKDAAGSTGKMYIYDGLYKIQESWAEKNQSGCNVFKYKLVRVPGQPEAYSLWKSIQQWKEGTVARAGVIISDLASGAESQPVTLVNDFDGEKGPAHFTYTSSLRYLRPFSNSKPSMGCHCKGGCQPGDINCPCIQKNGGVLPYTSSGVLLSDKSLIHECAQSCTCPPTCRNRISQAGLKTRLEVFKTKTRGWGLRSWDPIRAGCFICEYAGDVIQAPSSSDFDGNHIFDATSYYEPFEAIGDDSTSSTPSPFPLVISSKNSGNVARFMNHSCSPNVFWKPVLQESNNDSFLHIAFFAIRHIPPMQELTYKYGMVTPEKGDQERKRCLCGSVKCKGFFY